The following are from one region of the Pygocentrus nattereri isolate fPygNat1 chromosome 20, fPygNat1.pri, whole genome shotgun sequence genome:
- the LOC119261834 gene encoding class I histocompatibility antigen, F10 alpha chain-like, giving the protein MKSLVFFTFTLQLASAVTHTVQYFYTAVSAGIHFPEFTIVGVMDGQQIEYYDSNVRRYIPKTEWMKKIDAEDPEYWDRHTKIAQGIQEIFKANVATGMKRFNQTEGVHTVQRMYGCKLHDDGTKRAYWGDGYDGEDFLSFDLNTLTYIAPTPQAVITKHKWDPDTGGKVLRKNYLENECIKWLQKFVDYGRFTLERKVRPEVSLFQKDSSSPVVCHATGFFPKAVMISWQKNGEDLHEDVELRETLPNQDGTFQKRSVLTISPEELNRHDYTCIIHHSSLEKEMVLLVSDYRVQQGGMLATVIGTVLAVLLLVITGCAVFLIWWMKMRKPDPPDSTTNTQQPEVQPKPFTDGDSASTTS; this is encoded by the exons ATGAAGTCACTTGTTTTCTTCACCTTCACTCTTCAACTGGCATCAGCAG tcacacacactgtgcagtaCTTCTACACTGCAGTCTCAGCAGGAATACATTTCCCAGAATTCACTATTGTTGGCGTGATGGATGGACAGCAGATTGAGTACTATGACAGCAACGTCAGGAGGTATATCCCAAAGACAGAGTGGATGAAGAAGATCGACGCTGAAGATCCAGAGTACTgggacagacacacaaagattGCACAGGGGATTCAGGAGATCTTCAAGGCCAACGTGGCTACAGGAATGAAGCGCTTCAATCAGACTGAAG ggGTCCACACAGTACAGAGGATGTACGGCTGTAAGCTGCACGACGATGGAACCAAGAGAGCATATTGGGGGGATGGTTATGATGGTGAAGACTTCCTCAGCTTTGATCTGAACACTCTCACCTATATTGCACCTACTCCTCAAGCTGTTATCACCAAACACAAGTGGGACCCTGATACTGGTGGGAAAGTACTCAGGAAGAACTACCTGGAGAACGAGTGCATCAAGTGGTTACAGAAGTTTGTGGATTATGGCAGATTCACTCTGGAGAGGAAAG TCCGTCCAGAGGTGTCTCTGTTCCAGAAAGACTCTTCTTCTCCAGTGGTGTGTCATGCTACAGGTTTCTTCCCCAAAGCAGTGATGATCTCCTGGCAGAAGAATGGAGAGGATCTGCATGAGGACGTGGAGCTCAGAGAGACGCTACCCAACCAGGATGGAACCTTCCAGAAGAGGAGCGTTCTGACCATCTCACCTGAGGAGCTGAACAGACACGACTACACCTGCATCATTCATCACAGCAGCCTGGAGAAGGAGATGGTGTTGCTGGTGTCTGATTATAGAGTCCAGCAAG GTGGGATGCTTGCTACAGTCATTGGCACAGTCTTGGCTGTTCTCCTGCTCGTCATCACTGGCTGTGCTGTATTTCTTATTTGGTGGATGAAGATGAGAAAGCCTG ATCCTCCTGACTCCACTACAAACACCCAGCAG CCTGAAGTCCAGCCCAAGCCAT TTACTGATGGAGACTCTGCCTCCACCACCTCTTGA